GGGAGTCAGTAGTGGGGCACTGCACTTCCACTTCCCGACCAAGTCGGCGCTCGCCCTGGCGGTGGAGGAAGCGGCCGCCGACCGCCTGCGCGTCATCGTCGAGCGCTGCGAAAAATTCGAGCAGCCGGAAGGGCCCATACGGCTGGTGGTGGACGCCAGCTACCAGGTGGTCGAACAGTTGGCGGCCGACCCTGTGCTGCGGGCCGGCTTCGAACTGGGAGGCCATACCGTGGAAATGGGCAGCAGCGGAAGAGTCTGCGATCTGTGGCAGCGCTGGGTCGCCTCGGTGCTCGAGCATGCCCAGGGGGCCGGAGGGCTGCGCTCGGAGGTGGTGCCCGGCCACGTGGCCGGCCTCGTGGTCGCGGTGACCGCGGGCCTGGAGGAACTCGGCCGGCGGGACCCCCGGTGGCTGGCGCACCCCACTCTCACCACGTTCTGGCGCCTGGTGCTGCCGCAGGTGGCCCCCGCGGGGACGAGCGTTCCACTGCAGTTCGCGGGCTCCTGACACCTCCGCCACCTGTACGCCGCCTGGCTGGTGCACCATCCCCCGGAAAGTACCAGTCAGGCGGTTTTTTTCGTGCCCTGTGAGCTGGGCCTTCCTGGATGGGCCCTCCAGGTGCAGCCTTCCCGCCGTCGCGCCCCGCTCCAGACTCCCTTGGCACCCACTAAGAAACCGACTATGCTGTTTGTATTCGGGGGCCTTGCGTCGGATCCCACACCCGGCGGCACGTCAGGAAGCAGCGCGTGCAGGCTCTGTGCGGACCGGGAGACGGACATGGACATTGAAGTGCTCGGCGGTTTTACCGTACGACTGAACGGCATGCAGGTAGTTCCCACAGCCCCCAAGCCGCGCCAGGTCCTGGCTCTCCTGGCCCTCAACGCCGGCCGGGCCGTGCCCACGCGCACCCTGGCCGAGGAGCTGTGGGGCGCGCAGCCGCCGCGCAGCTCGCGAGCCACGCTGCAGACCTACATCCTTCAGCTGCGTGAACTCATCGGCGAGGCCCTCATCGGCGTCGACGGCCTTCGGTCCGAGGGCCGCACCGGCAAGGACTTACTGGTCACTTCGCCGGGCGGCTACCGGCTTGAGACCGGCGGCGGCACCCGCGACTACAGCGAGTTCGCGCGCCTGAGCAACGAGGGCTACCGGGCCATGGACAACGAGGACTACGCGGGCGCGGCACGCACCCTGCGCGACGCGCTCGCCCTGTGGCAGGGGCCCGCGCTGGCCGATGTGAACGCGGGAAGCCACCTCGACATGGAGACGCGCAGGCTGGAAGAAGCCCGCCTGTGCGCCCTCGACCAGCGCATCGAGGCCGACCTCTGCCTGGGACGCTACCGCGAACTGCTCCCCGAGCTCACCGTCCTGGTCGAGCGCCACAGCATGCACGAGAGCCTGCACAGCCAGTTCATGCTCGCGCTGTACCGCTCGGGCCGGGGCGGCGACGCGCTGAACGTCTACCAGCGGCTGCGCGGCACTCTGGTACGCAACCTCGGGCTCGAGCCCAGCGCTCCGGTGCGACGGCTGCAGCGCTCGATCCTCAAGGCGTCCTCCGACATCACGCAGGACGCACTGCTCGACGGCCGCACGGCGCCCGCACCGGTCAGCTGAGCGCAGCCGTGGCCGGCCGGTCCACCACCACGGCCGGCCATGCACCACGAGTACTCACCGTGGCGGCACCACGCCCCACCAGGCACGACACTCTTCCTGCCCCAGCGCGACTTCATTTTCGTTGAAGTCTGCATCCACATCCTCTCGAAGGTGACTCGCAGGGCAGTGCAGACCGGTGCGCGACCCTTGCTCCCCTGCACGAGGCGAACCTAGATTCGCACTCCTGACGCGTGTCAGCAGCGTCCTCGTGCGAAGCGGCCGCGCAACAGTCGGCTCACGACCTCGCATGCCCTAGGGGGAGACATGTTCGTGGGATGGGGATCACGCCATGCCCAGATCCGGTCGGTCGCCGGATACCACCCCCACCGTGCGATCGTCCCCGCCGCCCTGAGCGGTGCCTACGCCGCCCAAGGCGATCAGGCACGCCGGCCCGCGGCCGGCACCGATGGGCCCCCGCCCGGCACCGAGGAGAGCCTGGCATCCATGGGCGCCCGCGCGGCCGCCGACGCGGCTGCCCGCG
This Streptomyces sp. NBC_01283 DNA region includes the following protein-coding sequences:
- a CDS encoding ScbR family autoregulator-binding transcription factor — translated: MAKQERAVRTRKALITAAAEVFSREGYRTASLTVISRLAGVSSGALHFHFPTKSALALAVEEAAADRLRVIVERCEKFEQPEGPIRLVVDASYQVVEQLAADPVLRAGFELGGHTVEMGSSGRVCDLWQRWVASVLEHAQGAGGLRSEVVPGHVAGLVVAVTAGLEELGRRDPRWLAHPTLTTFWRLVLPQVAPAGTSVPLQFAGS
- a CDS encoding BTAD domain-containing putative transcriptional regulator; the encoded protein is MDIEVLGGFTVRLNGMQVVPTAPKPRQVLALLALNAGRAVPTRTLAEELWGAQPPRSSRATLQTYILQLRELIGEALIGVDGLRSEGRTGKDLLVTSPGGYRLETGGGTRDYSEFARLSNEGYRAMDNEDYAGAARTLRDALALWQGPALADVNAGSHLDMETRRLEEARLCALDQRIEADLCLGRYRELLPELTVLVERHSMHESLHSQFMLALYRSGRGGDALNVYQRLRGTLVRNLGLEPSAPVRRLQRSILKASSDITQDALLDGRTAPAPVS